One genomic segment of Oncorhynchus kisutch isolate 150728-3 linkage group LG15, Okis_V2, whole genome shotgun sequence includes these proteins:
- the LOC109904911 gene encoding von Willebrand factor A domain-containing protein 5A-like: MVNCCGLVTVKNEPVPLKSIVVEVSVQGHVATVSSTLQYENQEQSPLEAIFVFPLPGEAAVCRFSAKIGQTEVVAEVQEKQKAQEQYDDALSSGQQAFLLEESDESPDVFKLSVGSLPPGEKASVSLDYVTELAVQADDGLRLCLPAVLNPRYQPQGSDSGSGGSAQLSSVPAGSVPYSLSLSAHVLSPHPISRVESNCPLDPLNYLNTEKTQATVSLAAGHQFDRDVELLLYYKDTHQPTAIVEAAQASAKPGSLMGDPVVMLSLYPEFPKDVMSSMTSHGEFLFVVDRSGSMECPMHLGSGSQDRISSARETLLLLLKSLPMGCYFNIIGFGSSYESFFPKSVEYSQKTMDEALQKVKGMRADLGGTEILQPLKHIYSQPCLPDQPRQLFLFTDGEVENTKEVLDLVKTNAGSHRCFSFGIGEGASTALISGVAKQARGHAQFITGQDRMQPKVMQSLRFALQPAVVDISVKWNVPKEVSVTLLSPPIRVVFQGQRALLYAQLTGESSGDTEGSVTVKYSLAMQPVENRLSFSLKPTEDTGMAVHRLGARTLIQSLEVEEREEDGEKEGVKEKVIELSVQSGVSSAFTAFIAVHKGDGEALQGQLLRRHVPTPMLNLRGCSLTDFSSSVLERDMKLSELDDRADQLVCSASEFVVGTKSMSAKKKAEGSLASRVKGFFSKQLQVGFFSKQGACEVLECDEDCDEEDFDSPAPTSKPVRDPLLQLISLQKASGSWVLEAALAEVLVKTEEEVSKPKPAQVDQEVWATVLALVWLYGFKMEAQEEWQFLAMKAVSWIQAQKVASVSECVQAGNTLLGCQVQKDTLGL; the protein is encoded by the exons ATGGTGAACTGCTGTGGATTGGTAACTGTCAAGAATGAACCAG TGCCTCTGAAGAGTATTGTTGTGGAAGTGAGTGTGCAGGGGCATGTGGCCACTGTGAGCTCCACTCTGCAGTATGAGAACCAGGAGCAGAGCCCCCTGGAGGCCATCTTTGTTTTCCCTCTGCCAGGAGAGGCTGCTGTCTGCAGGTTCAGCGCAAAGATAGGACAGACTGAGGTGGTGGCTGAGGTTCAGGAGAAACAGAAG GCACAGGAGCAGTATGATGATGCATTGAGTTCGGGCCAGCAGGCCTTCCTATTGGAGGAGAGTGATGAGAGCCCGGACGTGTTCAAGCTAAGTGTGGGCAGTCTGCCTCCAGGGGAGAAGGCCTCTGTCAGCCTGGACTATGTGACAGAGCTGGCTGTACAGGCTGACGACGGCCTGAGGCTCTGCCTGCCCGCCGTGCTCAACCCCCGTTACCAACCCCAGG GGTCAGACAGTGGTAGTGGTGGCAGTGCCCAGCTGTCCTCGGTGCCCGCTGGTTCTGTCCCCTACAGTCTGTCCCTCAGTGCCCATGTGTTGTCCCCTCATCCCATCTCTAGAGTAGAGTCCAACTGTCCCCTGGACCCACTCAACTACCTCAACACAGAGAAAACCCAAGCcacg GTCAGTCTGGCTGCAGGTCATCAGTTTGACCGGGATGTTGAGCTGTTGTTGTATTACAAAGATACCCATCAGCCTACTGCTATAGTAGAGGCAGCACAGGCTTCGGCCAAGCCAG GCTCTCTGATGGGTGACCCAGTGGTCATGCTGAGCTTGTACCCAGAGTTCCCTAAGGATGTGATGTCATCTATGACCTCACACGGGGAGTTCCTGTTCGTAGTGGATCGCTCTGGCAGCATGGAATGCCCCATGCACCTTGGGTCTGGGTCACAGGACCGTATTAGCAGTGCcagg GAAACTCTGCTGCTCTTGCTGAAAAGCCTGCCCATGGGCTGCTACTTCAACATCATCGGCTTTGGGTCCAGTTATGAGTCCTTCTTTCC TAAGAGTGTGGAGTACAGCCAGAAGACTATGGATGAGGCTCTGCAGAAGGTGAAGGGAATGAGGGCTGACCTGGGAGGTACAGAGATCCTCCAGCCTTTAAAACATATCTACAGCCAGCCCTGCCTCCCCGACCAGCCCAGACAG CTCTTCTTGTTCACTGACGGTGAGGTGGAGAACACCAAGGAAGTCCTGGATCTGGTGAAGACGAATGCCGGTTCTCACAG GTGTTTCTCCTTTGGGATCGGGGAGGGGGCCAGCACTGCTCTCATTTCTGGGGTGGCCAAGCAGGCCAGAGGGCACGCACAGTTtatcacaggacaggacaggatgcAGCCCAAA GTGATGCAGTCTCTCCGGTTTGCCCTGCAGCCAGCTGTGGTGGACATCTCAGTCAAGTGGAATGTCCCAAAGGAGGTGTCTGTCACCCTTCTGTCTCCACCAATCAGAGTGGTCTTCCAGGGTCAAAGGGCGCTTCTGTATGCCCAGCTCACTGGGGAG AGCTCGGGGGACACAGAGGGCTCGGTGACAGTGAAGTACAGCCTGGCCATGCAGCCTGTTGAGAACCGGCTGAGCTTCAGTCTTAAGCCTACAGAGGACACTGG aATGGCCGTCCACAGGCTGGGTGCTCGAACCCTAATCCAATCCCTGGAGGTGGAAGAGcgggaggaggatggtgagaaggagggagtgaaagagaaggTGATAGAGCTCAGCGTCCAATCAGGAGTGAGCAGTGCCTTTACTGCCTTCATCGCTGTCCACAAAGGAGATGGAGAGGCCCTGCAAGGACAGCTGCTACGCAGACATGTCCCCACACCaa TGTTGAATCTAAGGGGATGTTCACTGACAG ATTTTAGCAGTAGTGTACTTGAGCGCGATATGAAACTATCTGAACTCGATGACCGAGCTGATCAGCTTGTTTGCTCTGCGTCAGAGTTTGTGGTCGGCACAAAGA GTATGTCTGCTAAAAAGAAGGCTGAAGGTTCGCTCGCCTCTAGGGTGAAGG GATTCTTCTCTAAACAAC TGCAAGTTGGATTCTTCTCTAAACAAG GTGCTTGTGAAGTATTAGAATGTGACGAAGACTGTGATGAAGAAG ACTTTGACTCTCCAGCCCCAACCTCTAAGCCTGTGAGGGACCCTCTCCTCCAGCTGATCTCCCTTCAGAAGGCCTCTGGTTCCTGGGTCCTGGAGGCAGCATTGGCTGAGGTGCTGgtgaagacagaggaggaggtgtCCAAGCCAAAGCCTGCACAG GTGGACCAGGAGGTGTGGGCCACGGTTCTAGCCCTGGTATGGCTCTATGGTTTCAAGATGGAGGCTCAGGAGGAGTGGCAGTTTCTTGCCATGAAGGCAGTATCATGGATTCAGGCTCAGAAAG TGgccagtgtgtctgagtgtgtccagGCTGGAAACACCCTTCTGGGTTGCCAAGTGCAGAAAGACACCCTGGGGCTCTGA